A region from the Posidoniimonas polymericola genome encodes:
- a CDS encoding homoserine dehydrogenase produces MEKTKVGIIGLGTVGSGVAKILLDHGDRTARHAGRVLWLEKAAVRDLSKPRDCDLPDGVLTDSIDEVIDHPEIKVVAQLMGGIEPARSVMIRLLESGKDVVTANKALLAEHGPELFDKARELGRSIAFEASVAGGIPIIANLSQCLTSNQVTSLHGILNGTSNFILDKMHTEGAAYSDVVAEAQRLGYAEADPSMDVDGTDAAQKLAILCQLAFGARLNWRDIPRSGIDTVDLLDVNYAQEMGYKIKLLAIADLKEHGLDCEVNPALVRAGSPLGEVGGPFNAVLVKGDAVGPLFYHGQGAGQMPTASAVAADLIDTAVGRTAITFRTLGLWSDQVKGVDQADFATSTGKRYVRAMVEDSPGVLAKVTEAFGAEGISIASILQKEPLEGDTAVPLVVMTHRASEAATDRACAKIAALDACRGEPVKMWVRD; encoded by the coding sequence GTGGAAAAGACCAAAGTTGGCATTATTGGCCTGGGGACCGTCGGCAGCGGTGTTGCGAAGATCCTGCTGGACCACGGCGACCGCACCGCCCGGCACGCCGGCCGCGTGCTGTGGCTCGAGAAGGCCGCCGTGCGGGACCTCAGCAAGCCCCGCGACTGCGACCTGCCCGACGGGGTGCTGACCGACAGCATCGACGAGGTCATCGACCACCCCGAGATCAAGGTCGTCGCCCAGCTGATGGGGGGCATCGAGCCGGCCCGCTCGGTCATGATCCGGCTGCTGGAGTCGGGCAAGGACGTCGTCACGGCCAACAAGGCCCTGCTGGCCGAGCACGGCCCGGAGCTGTTCGACAAGGCGCGTGAGCTCGGCCGGTCAATCGCATTCGAGGCCTCGGTGGCGGGCGGCATCCCGATCATCGCCAACCTGAGCCAGTGCCTGACCTCCAACCAGGTCACCTCGCTGCACGGCATCCTCAACGGCACCAGCAACTTCATCCTCGACAAGATGCACACCGAGGGCGCCGCCTACTCGGATGTCGTGGCCGAGGCCCAGCGACTCGGCTACGCCGAGGCCGACCCCTCGATGGACGTCGACGGCACCGACGCCGCCCAGAAGCTGGCGATCCTGTGCCAGCTGGCCTTCGGCGCCCGGCTCAACTGGCGGGACATCCCGCGGTCCGGCATCGACACCGTGGACCTGCTCGACGTGAACTACGCCCAGGAGATGGGCTACAAGATCAAGCTGCTGGCGATCGCCGACCTGAAGGAGCACGGCCTCGACTGCGAGGTGAACCCCGCGCTGGTCCGCGCCGGCAGCCCGCTCGGCGAGGTAGGCGGCCCGTTCAACGCGGTGCTGGTCAAGGGCGACGCGGTCGGCCCGCTGTTCTACCACGGCCAGGGGGCGGGCCAGATGCCGACCGCCTCGGCCGTGGCCGCGGATCTGATCGACACCGCCGTCGGACGCACCGCGATCACCTTCCGCACGCTCGGCCTCTGGTCGGACCAGGTGAAGGGGGTCGACCAGGCCGACTTCGCCACTTCGACCGGCAAGCGTTACGTCCGGGCAATGGTCGAGGACAGCCCCGGCGTCCTGGCCAAGGTCACCGAGGCGTTCGGCGCCGAGGGGATCTCGATCGCGTCGATCCTCCAGAAGGAGCCGTTGGAAGGCGACACCGCCGTGCCGCTGGTCGTGATGACCCACCGCGCGAGCGAAGCCGCCACCGACCGCGCCTGCGCCAAGATCGCCGCCCTCGATGCGTGTCGAGGTGAGCCGGTGAAGATGTGGGTCCGGGACTGA
- a CDS encoding glucose-1-phosphate adenylyltransferase has protein sequence MKNVVAVVLGGGRGTRLQPLTTYRSKPAVPLAAKYRLIDIPISNCLNAGLNHVFVLTQFMTASLHQHIRGTYRFDAFGGGFVEILAAQQTMDADATLDWYQGTADAVRKNLRYLLQPGFDYVLILSGDQLYRMDFAKMLAEHQASGADVSIAGKPVERSEASALGIMRLDDTGRVIGFVEKPKTAEQLDQVRMDPAWIDARGVESHGRDCLASMGIYLWNRDAMVEALEQSNSSDFGKEIFPNAIKQRHVQVSLFDGYWEDIGTIRSFYECNLAMARADSPFSLADASAPIYTRARFLPPTRCDGAEITQSLIAEGCVIEPGAKIENSVIGLRCRIGKNAVIKDSILMGADMYETPSQLAALPPGEPPLGVGDGTLIQGAIVDKNCRIAPGLKVVNDTGQEDYGEGRNCVVRDGILVVPKNCTLGPDWHL, from the coding sequence ATGAAAAATGTCGTAGCCGTTGTTCTGGGGGGTGGTCGTGGCACGCGGCTGCAGCCGCTTACTACTTACCGCAGCAAGCCGGCGGTCCCGCTGGCGGCCAAGTACCGGTTGATCGACATCCCGATCAGCAACTGCCTGAACGCGGGGCTGAACCACGTGTTCGTGCTGACGCAGTTCATGACCGCCAGCCTGCACCAGCACATCCGTGGCACCTACCGGTTCGACGCCTTCGGCGGCGGGTTTGTCGAGATCCTGGCCGCGCAGCAGACCATGGACGCCGACGCCACGCTCGACTGGTACCAGGGCACGGCCGACGCGGTCCGCAAGAACCTCCGCTACCTGCTGCAGCCCGGCTTCGACTACGTGCTGATCCTGTCGGGCGACCAGCTCTACCGGATGGACTTCGCCAAGATGCTGGCCGAGCACCAGGCGAGCGGCGCGGACGTGTCGATCGCCGGCAAGCCGGTCGAGCGGTCGGAGGCCTCGGCGCTCGGCATCATGCGGCTGGACGACACCGGACGCGTGATTGGTTTTGTCGAGAAGCCGAAGACCGCCGAGCAGCTCGACCAGGTCCGCATGGACCCGGCCTGGATCGACGCCCGCGGCGTCGAGAGCCACGGCCGCGACTGCCTGGCGTCGATGGGCATCTACCTCTGGAACCGCGACGCCATGGTCGAGGCCCTGGAGCAGAGCAATTCTTCGGACTTCGGCAAGGAGATTTTCCCCAACGCCATCAAGCAGCGGCACGTCCAGGTGAGCCTGTTCGACGGCTACTGGGAGGACATCGGCACGATCCGCTCGTTTTACGAGTGCAACCTGGCGATGGCGCGGGCGGACTCGCCGTTCTCGCTGGCGGACGCCTCGGCGCCGATCTACACACGCGCCCGGTTCCTGCCGCCCACGCGGTGCGACGGCGCCGAGATCACCCAGAGCCTGATCGCCGAAGGCTGCGTGATCGAGCCGGGGGCGAAAATCGAAAACAGCGTTATCGGGCTGCGGTGCCGCATCGGCAAGAACGCGGTGATCAAGGACTCGATCCTGATGGGCGCCGACATGTACGAGACCCCCTCGCAGCTTGCCGCGCTGCCGCCCGGCGAGCCGCCGCTGGGGGTGGGCGATGGCACACTGATTCAGGGCGCGATTGTCGACAAGAACTGCCGCATCGCCCCCGGCCTGAAGGTGGTCAACGACACCGGCCAGGAGGACTACGGCGAGGGCCGCAACTGCGTCGTCCGCGACGGCATCCTGGTGGTCCCGAAGAACTGCACGCTGGGGCCGGACTGGCATCTCTAG
- a CDS encoding Dabb family protein: MLDPASQSVAHMVFFTLKDRSPSAVGTLVASCHEHLAGHDGVVYFSAGERAPEFDRPVNDDQFDVALHVVFEDRAAHDVYQQHPRHLKFIETNKETWAQVRVFDSRV, translated from the coding sequence GTGCTAGACCCGGCCAGCCAGAGTGTCGCCCACATGGTTTTCTTTACGCTCAAGGACCGCTCGCCTAGCGCCGTGGGGACGCTGGTCGCCTCGTGCCACGAGCACCTCGCCGGGCACGACGGCGTCGTGTACTTCAGCGCCGGCGAGCGCGCGCCCGAGTTCGACCGCCCCGTCAACGACGACCAATTCGACGTCGCGCTGCACGTCGTGTTCGAGGACCGCGCGGCCCACGACGTCTACCAGCAGCACCCGCGGCACCTCAAGTTCATCGAGACCAATAAAGAAACCTGGGCCCAGGTGCGGGTGTTCGATTCGCGGGTTTAG
- the pyk gene encoding pyruvate kinase: MQPPRSYRHTKIIATLGPATESPEMLEKLIDAGVDILRLNMAHASREWVINIVKRIREVSDKLDRHVAVMIDIKGPEIRTGDVDGAVELKRGDQLELCTTHDQRPPGDVLRVSVNYKGLPNEVEEGQFVLVDSGLLRLCVVEKGANHIRCEVMTPGVLGSRRHINLPGVHVHLPSLTLKDHEDLAAGVEAGIDLVALSFVRAAGDVEELRRHLTDLGSTARIVSKIEEQAGVRNMVEIIKESDAIMVARGDLGIEIEYPQLPLVQTELVKACQAEGRPVIIATHLLESMINSPMPTRAEISDISNAIREQADAIMLSGETTTGAYPLESIEVFNKVIASIEPSVDYKLNSAIKLREPKAKMLRSAATLAQDLGNSGIVVFTRSGFLAYVLGALRPRGVPIYAFTDREDIFRQLMLPWGVEPFLMPFSDDPEKTIQDALVYLKRKQWCDAGTWLVVITNALAEGQVIDSLQLRQID; the protein is encoded by the coding sequence ATGCAACCTCCCCGGTCCTACCGCCACACCAAAATCATCGCGACCCTCGGCCCCGCGACCGAGTCGCCCGAGATGCTCGAGAAGCTGATCGACGCGGGCGTCGACATCCTGCGGCTCAACATGGCCCACGCGTCGCGGGAGTGGGTGATCAACATCGTCAAGCGGATCCGCGAGGTCTCCGACAAGCTCGACCGGCATGTCGCGGTGATGATCGACATCAAGGGCCCCGAGATCCGCACCGGCGACGTCGACGGCGCTGTGGAGCTGAAGCGGGGCGACCAGCTCGAGCTCTGCACCACCCACGACCAGCGCCCGCCCGGCGACGTGCTGCGCGTCTCGGTCAACTACAAGGGCCTGCCGAACGAGGTCGAGGAGGGCCAGTTCGTGTTGGTCGACAGCGGCCTGCTGCGGCTCTGCGTGGTGGAGAAGGGCGCCAACCACATCCGCTGCGAGGTCATGACGCCCGGCGTGCTCGGATCGCGACGGCACATCAACCTGCCGGGCGTGCACGTGCACCTGCCTTCGCTGACGCTGAAGGACCACGAGGACCTGGCCGCCGGCGTTGAGGCCGGCATCGACCTCGTGGCGTTGTCGTTCGTCCGTGCGGCGGGCGACGTCGAGGAGCTCCGCCGGCACCTCACCGACCTCGGGTCCACCGCGCGGATCGTGTCGAAGATTGAGGAGCAGGCCGGCGTCCGCAACATGGTCGAGATTATCAAGGAGTCCGACGCGATCATGGTCGCCCGCGGCGACCTCGGCATCGAGATCGAGTACCCGCAGCTGCCGCTGGTGCAGACCGAGCTGGTCAAGGCGTGCCAGGCCGAGGGCCGACCGGTGATCATCGCCACGCACCTGCTCGAGTCGATGATCAACTCGCCAATGCCGACCCGGGCGGAAATCTCCGACATCTCCAACGCCATCCGAGAGCAGGCCGACGCGATCATGCTCTCCGGCGAGACCACCACCGGCGCCTACCCGCTCGAGTCGATCGAGGTCTTCAACAAAGTCATCGCGAGCATCGAGCCGTCGGTCGACTACAAGCTGAACTCGGCGATCAAGCTCCGCGAACCGAAAGCCAAGATGCTCCGCTCGGCCGCCACGCTGGCGCAGGACCTGGGCAACTCGGGGATCGTGGTGTTTACCCGCAGCGGCTTCCTGGCGTATGTGCTCGGCGCGCTGCGTCCGCGGGGCGTTCCGATCTACGCGTTCACCGACCGCGAGGACATCTTCCGCCAGCTGATGCTGCCGTGGGGCGTCGAGCCGTTCCTGATGCCGTTCTCGGACGACCCGGAGAAGACCATCCAGGACGCGCTGGTCTACCTCAAACGCAAGCAGTGGTGCGACGCCGGTACCTGGCTGGTCGTGATCACCAACGCGCTGGCCGAGGGGCAGGTGATTGACTCGCTGCAGCTGCGGCAGATCGACTGA
- the leuS gene encoding leucine--tRNA ligase, translating into MPRYNPATIEPKWQAYWDKEKTFAAPQLPEGDGPKLYALDMFPYPSGDGLHVGHPEGYTATDIVCRAKRMQGVSVVHPMGFDAFGLPAEEHAIKTGEHPRVQTEKNIATFRRQLKMLGFSYDWDREIATTDVDYFRWTQWIFLQLYDTWFDKEQQKGRPIAELDIPGDVQELGEDFAAKWVDEQRLAYQSEAPVNWCPALGTVLANEEVIDGKSERGGHPVERRPLRQWMLRITAYGDRLESELEDLDWPEGVKALQRNWIGRSVGAEVDFRLADAKAPAASGSFPAKPAEDVLRVYTTRPDTLFGATYMVIAPEHPLVGKLTTAEQADAVNEYVKAASFKSDLDRTELAKDKTGVFTGSYAINPVNGEQIPIWIADYVLISYGTGAIMAVPAHDERDFEFAEKYNIPIKAVVQPASDVPPEDAEKILAGQLCYPAEGIAINSGDFDGTPTAEFKQKITAWLEEKGLGQQAVNYKLRDWLFSRQRFWGEPFPLMHQLDDDGQRTGIVRTVPEDELPVDLPHLVDFKPHGRPEPPLDKAPEEWLYPVIDGVKYKRETNTMPQWAGSCWYYLRFLDPTNSEAPIDPEIEKAWMPVDLYIGGAEHAVLHLLYARFWHKVLFDRGVVHTREPFQKLVNQGMILGENNEKMSKSRGNVVNPDDVVSEYGADSLRLYEMFMGPLPDSKPWNMDGVSGVRNFLGRAWRLVIDDRSDAMQLAEALTDDQPTDDQLRTLHATIKAVTEDIDKLSFNTAIARLMEFTNFFTKESSRPRACLEPFVLLLAPFAPHVAEEMWLALGHNATLAYEPWPAFDESLLKQDTIEIPVQVSGKVRAKVNISADANQDEALAAAKADPKIAELIAGKSIVKELYVPGRLVNLVVK; encoded by the coding sequence ATGCCCCGCTACAACCCCGCGACGATTGAGCCCAAGTGGCAAGCCTACTGGGACAAGGAAAAGACCTTTGCTGCGCCGCAGCTGCCGGAGGGGGACGGGCCCAAGCTTTACGCGCTGGATATGTTCCCCTACCCGTCGGGCGATGGGCTGCACGTGGGGCACCCGGAGGGGTACACGGCGACCGACATTGTCTGCCGCGCGAAGCGGATGCAGGGCGTCAGCGTGGTGCACCCGATGGGGTTCGACGCGTTCGGCCTGCCGGCTGAGGAGCACGCCATCAAGACCGGCGAGCACCCGCGGGTGCAGACCGAGAAGAACATCGCCACGTTCCGGCGGCAGCTGAAGATGCTCGGCTTCAGCTACGACTGGGACCGCGAGATCGCCACGACCGACGTCGACTACTTCCGCTGGACGCAGTGGATCTTCCTGCAGCTCTACGACACCTGGTTCGACAAGGAGCAGCAGAAGGGCCGGCCGATCGCCGAGCTCGATATCCCTGGAGACGTGCAGGAGCTGGGCGAGGACTTCGCCGCCAAGTGGGTCGACGAGCAGCGGCTCGCCTACCAGAGCGAGGCGCCGGTCAACTGGTGCCCGGCGCTCGGCACGGTGCTGGCCAACGAGGAGGTGATCGACGGCAAGAGCGAGCGGGGCGGCCACCCGGTCGAGCGCCGCCCGCTGCGGCAGTGGATGCTGCGGATCACGGCCTACGGCGACCGCCTGGAGAGCGAGCTAGAGGACCTCGACTGGCCCGAGGGCGTGAAGGCGCTGCAGCGCAACTGGATTGGGCGCAGTGTCGGCGCTGAAGTGGACTTCCGCCTGGCCGATGCAAAGGCGCCAGCGGCATCGGGGAGTTTCCCCGCCAAGCCGGCCGAGGACGTGCTGCGCGTCTATACCACACGGCCCGACACGCTGTTTGGCGCCACGTACATGGTGATCGCGCCCGAGCACCCGCTGGTTGGCAAGCTGACCACCGCAGAGCAGGCCGACGCCGTTAACGAGTACGTGAAGGCCGCTTCATTCAAGAGCGACCTCGACCGCACCGAGCTCGCCAAGGACAAGACCGGCGTGTTCACGGGCTCCTACGCCATCAACCCGGTGAATGGCGAGCAGATCCCGATCTGGATCGCCGACTACGTGCTGATCAGCTACGGCACCGGCGCCATTATGGCCGTGCCGGCGCACGACGAGCGGGACTTCGAGTTCGCCGAAAAGTACAACATCCCGATCAAGGCGGTCGTGCAGCCCGCGAGCGACGTCCCGCCGGAGGACGCCGAGAAGATCCTCGCCGGCCAGCTGTGCTACCCGGCCGAGGGCATCGCCATTAACTCCGGCGACTTCGACGGCACGCCGACCGCCGAGTTCAAGCAGAAGATCACGGCCTGGCTCGAGGAAAAGGGCCTCGGTCAGCAGGCGGTCAACTACAAGCTCCGCGACTGGCTGTTCAGCCGGCAACGGTTCTGGGGCGAGCCGTTCCCGCTGATGCACCAACTCGATGATGACGGACAACGCACCGGTATTGTCCGCACGGTGCCGGAGGACGAGCTGCCGGTCGACCTGCCGCACCTGGTCGACTTCAAGCCGCACGGCCGGCCCGAGCCGCCGCTGGACAAGGCGCCCGAGGAGTGGCTGTACCCGGTCATCGATGGCGTGAAGTACAAGCGCGAGACTAACACCATGCCGCAGTGGGCCGGCAGCTGTTGGTACTACCTGCGGTTCCTCGACCCGACGAACAGCGAGGCGCCGATCGATCCCGAGATCGAGAAGGCGTGGATGCCGGTCGACCTCTACATCGGCGGCGCCGAACACGCGGTGCTGCACCTGCTGTACGCCCGGTTCTGGCACAAGGTCCTCTTCGACCGCGGCGTGGTGCACACCCGCGAGCCGTTCCAGAAGCTCGTCAACCAGGGCATGATCCTGGGCGAGAACAACGAAAAGATGTCCAAGAGCCGCGGCAACGTGGTCAACCCCGACGATGTGGTGAGCGAGTATGGCGCCGACAGCCTGCGGCTGTACGAGATGTTCATGGGCCCGCTCCCCGACAGCAAGCCGTGGAATATGGACGGCGTGTCGGGCGTGCGAAACTTCCTGGGCCGGGCCTGGAGACTCGTCATTGACGACCGCAGCGACGCCATGCAACTCGCCGAGGCGCTGACCGACGACCAGCCGACCGACGATCAGCTCCGGACGCTGCACGCCACGATCAAGGCCGTCACCGAGGACATCGACAAGCTATCGTTCAACACGGCGATCGCGCGGCTGATGGAGTTCACCAACTTCTTCACCAAGGAGTCGTCGCGGCCGCGGGCGTGCCTGGAGCCGTTCGTGCTGCTGCTGGCGCCGTTCGCGCCGCACGTGGCCGAGGAGATGTGGCTCGCCCTGGGCCACAACGCAACGCTCGCCTACGAGCCGTGGCCGGCGTTCGACGAGTCGCTGCTCAAGCAGGACACGATCGAGATACCGGTGCAGGTAAGCGGCAAGGTCCGGGCAAAAGTCAACATTTCCGCAGACGCCAATCAGGACGAGGCCCTCGCCGCCGCGAAGGCCGATCCGAAGATAGCCGAGTTGATCGCCGGGAAGTCAATCGTGAAGGAGTTGTACGTGCCTGGGCGGTTGGTGAACCTAGTGGTGAAGTAG
- the ftsH gene encoding ATP-dependent zinc metalloprotease FtsH has protein sequence MADNESSPKPPATPSNQKPDKPPRKRPVASFSWTMLPLLLLVGLLLVSQFGERPDEISYSYLLSQIEDRNIESAVFAGGQMSGEFVKAPKIYPQASSANVGKPAASEEQGAEPGGDRAPDEATEPTPDGEPETPADSTEQPAPAAGDDASPDASDADSPETAPNIAAAGQEPRQLGKQFFVVLGNNQFEEKELKDKLVASGAEVSNAQEFPLSSLMTFIWFLLLIGMVVLMFSFMRRARDQMMGGGMLGSVTKSPAKRYSPEGGPKVTFDDVAGLKGVKRDLKEIVEFLREPEKFQKLGARVPKGVLMNGPPGTGKTLLAKAVAGEAGVPFFSINGSEFIQMFVGVGASRVRDMFKTAKRNAPAILFIDEIDAVGRQRGAGLGGGHDEREQTLNQILSEMDGFTPSETVIVIAATNRPDVLDPALLRPGRFDRHVTVDRPTLEGRKQLFEVHTRQIPLSEDVNFDRLARATVGMTGADIQNLANEAALWATRHDKKFVEMEDFEYSRDKIMMGANREELLTEEEKKQTAYHEAGHTLVAWMLPECDRVHKVTVIPRGRALGVTQLTPDEDRHNMPQSRMQATLAMALAGRAAEKIIYDEFSAGAESDLKRATSLARRMVTHWGMSERLGPVAYSTGEENPFLGREIVQDQRHFSEHTAQVIDEEVSKILHNAADRARSLLTENRDKLETLTNGLLEKEELDEDEITALIGPPAQGALPPIGAALEIAPPAPTTTSPRDAE, from the coding sequence ATGGCCGACAACGAGTCCTCCCCCAAACCGCCGGCCACGCCCTCCAATCAGAAGCCGGACAAGCCGCCCCGCAAACGGCCGGTGGCGTCGTTCAGCTGGACCATGCTGCCGCTGCTGCTGCTGGTGGGCCTGCTGCTGGTGTCGCAGTTCGGCGAGCGGCCGGACGAGATCAGCTACTCCTACCTGCTTTCACAGATCGAGGACCGCAACATCGAGTCGGCCGTTTTTGCCGGCGGTCAGATGAGCGGCGAGTTTGTTAAGGCTCCAAAGATCTATCCCCAAGCCAGCTCGGCGAACGTGGGTAAGCCCGCAGCCAGCGAAGAGCAGGGAGCGGAGCCCGGCGGCGATCGGGCGCCAGACGAAGCGACCGAACCAACGCCAGACGGCGAACCAGAAACGCCCGCCGATTCGACCGAGCAGCCCGCCCCGGCCGCGGGGGACGACGCCAGTCCCGACGCGTCGGACGCCGATTCGCCGGAGACGGCCCCGAACATCGCCGCGGCGGGGCAGGAGCCGCGGCAGCTCGGCAAGCAGTTCTTTGTGGTCCTCGGCAACAATCAGTTCGAGGAAAAAGAGCTTAAGGACAAGCTGGTCGCCAGCGGCGCGGAGGTATCCAACGCCCAGGAGTTCCCCCTTAGCAGCCTGATGACGTTCATCTGGTTCCTGCTGCTGATCGGCATGGTGGTGCTGATGTTCTCGTTCATGCGTCGCGCCCGCGACCAGATGATGGGCGGCGGCATGCTGGGGAGCGTCACCAAGAGCCCCGCCAAGCGGTACAGCCCCGAGGGCGGCCCGAAGGTCACCTTCGACGACGTCGCGGGCCTGAAGGGCGTTAAACGCGACCTGAAGGAGATCGTCGAGTTCCTCCGCGAGCCCGAGAAGTTTCAGAAGCTCGGCGCCAGGGTGCCCAAGGGCGTGCTGATGAACGGCCCCCCCGGCACCGGCAAGACGCTGCTCGCCAAGGCCGTGGCTGGCGAGGCGGGCGTGCCGTTCTTCTCCATCAACGGTTCCGAGTTCATCCAGATGTTTGTGGGCGTCGGCGCCAGCCGGGTCCGCGACATGTTCAAGACCGCCAAACGCAATGCGCCGGCGATCCTGTTCATCGACGAGATCGACGCCGTCGGCCGCCAGCGTGGCGCCGGCCTGGGCGGTGGCCACGACGAGCGCGAGCAGACCCTCAACCAGATCCTCAGCGAGATGGACGGCTTCACTCCGAGCGAAACCGTCATCGTCATCGCCGCCACAAACCGGCCCGACGTGCTCGACCCGGCGCTGCTGCGGCCCGGCCGCTTCGACCGCCACGTGACGGTCGACCGCCCGACGCTCGAGGGCCGCAAGCAGCTGTTCGAGGTCCACACCCGCCAGATCCCGCTGTCCGAGGACGTCAACTTCGACCGCCTGGCCCGCGCGACCGTTGGCATGACCGGCGCCGACATCCAGAACCTGGCGAACGAGGCCGCCCTGTGGGCGACCCGGCACGACAAAAAGTTTGTCGAGATGGAGGACTTCGAGTACTCCCGCGACAAGATTATGATGGGCGCCAACCGCGAGGAGCTGCTTACCGAGGAAGAGAAGAAGCAGACCGCCTACCACGAGGCAGGCCACACGCTGGTGGCCTGGATGCTGCCCGAGTGCGACCGCGTGCACAAGGTGACCGTGATCCCCCGCGGCCGGGCGCTCGGCGTCACGCAGCTCACGCCCGACGAGGACCGCCACAACATGCCGCAGTCGCGGATGCAGGCGACCCTGGCGATGGCGCTCGCCGGCCGCGCGGCCGAGAAGATCATCTACGACGAATTCAGCGCAGGCGCCGAGAGCGACCTCAAGCGGGCCACCTCGCTCGCGCGCCGGATGGTGACGCACTGGGGGATGAGCGAACGGCTCGGCCCGGTCGCGTATTCCACCGGCGAGGAGAACCCGTTCCTCGGCCGCGAGATCGTGCAGGACCAGCGGCACTTCAGCGAGCACACCGCCCAGGTGATTGACGAGGAGGTCTCGAAGATCCTGCACAACGCCGCCGACCGCGCCCGCTCGCTGCTGACCGAGAACCGCGACAAGCTCGAGACCCTCACCAACGGCCTGCTGGAGAAGGAGGAGCTCGACGAGGACGAGATCACCGCCCTGATCGGCCCGCCCGCCCAGGGCGCCCTGCCGCCGATCGGCGCGGCGCTTGAGATCGCCCCGCCGGCGCCAACCACCACCTCGCCGCGCGACGCGGAGTGA
- a CDS encoding toxin-antitoxin system YwqK family antitoxin, translated as MTRPRFDSPVLAVLCCLSAAGVAWSQGSSDLKIKAYDGPAIYLEESADEVPAQVVGNSVQRDTYDNGKPKIERGLTKYSDNSLVSNGIYREYYRDGQQFVDGQFVDGQPTGEWTYWRPNGELAKKVTFQDGLPDGQVEVHRADGTLEARRSFKLGKRDGTWETYADNGETLITEHAYTEGVRSGTWKWWYENGNPMREASFDNGVMTGVAVEWAEDGSKRAEIPFREGKRHGVAKQWTADGREIAQTYEDGKPVRN; from the coding sequence ATGACGCGTCCCCGTTTTGACTCGCCCGTATTGGCTGTTCTCTGCTGCTTGTCCGCCGCTGGCGTCGCGTGGTCGCAGGGCTCGTCGGACCTGAAGATCAAGGCCTACGACGGCCCGGCGATCTACCTCGAGGAGAGCGCCGACGAGGTCCCCGCCCAGGTTGTCGGGAACAGCGTCCAACGAGACACCTACGACAACGGCAAGCCGAAGATTGAGCGTGGGCTCACCAAGTACTCCGACAACAGCCTGGTGAGCAACGGCATCTACCGCGAGTACTACCGCGACGGCCAGCAGTTTGTCGACGGCCAGTTTGTCGACGGCCAGCCGACCGGCGAGTGGACCTATTGGCGTCCCAACGGCGAGCTCGCCAAGAAGGTGACGTTCCAGGACGGCCTGCCCGACGGTCAGGTTGAGGTGCACCGCGCCGACGGGACGCTCGAGGCCCGCCGCTCGTTCAAGCTCGGCAAGCGGGACGGCACCTGGGAGACCTACGCCGACAACGGCGAGACCCTCATCACCGAGCACGCCTACACCGAGGGCGTCCGCAGCGGGACCTGGAAGTGGTGGTACGAGAACGGCAATCCGATGCGCGAGGCGAGCTTCGACAACGGCGTTATGACCGGCGTCGCGGTCGAGTGGGCCGAGGACGGATCGAAGCGGGCCGAGATTCCCTTCCGCGAGGGCAAACGCCACGGGGTCGCGAAGCAGTGGACCGCGGACGGCCGCGAGATCGCTCAGACCTACGAGGACGGCAAGCCCGTCAGGAATTAG